tcacgttcactctggaggtgtgttgggtcacgttcaccctggaggtgtgttgggtcaccttcaccctggaggtgtgttgggtcacgttcactctggaggtgtgttgggtcACCTTCACCCTTGAGGTGAGTTGGGTCACGTTcactctggaggtgtgttgggtcACCTTCACCCTGGAGGTGAGTTGGGTCACGTTCACCCTGGAGGTGAGTTGGGTCACCTTCACCCTGTAGGTGTGTTGGGTCACCTtcaccctggaggtgtgttgggtcAACTTCACCCTGGAGATGAGTTGGGTCACGTtcaccctggaggtgtgttgggtcACCTTCACCCTGGAGGTGAGTTGGGTCACCTTCACTCTGGAGGTGAGTTGGGTCACCTTCACCCTGGAGGTGAGTTGGGTCACGTTCACCCTGGAGGTGAGTTGGGTCACCTTCACCCTGTAGGTGTGTTGGGTCACCTtcaccctggaggtgtgttgggtcAACTTCACCCTGGAGGTGAGTTGGGTCACCTtcaccctggaggtgtgttgggtcACCTTCACCCTGGAGGTGAGTTGGGTCACCTTCACTCTGGAGGTGAGTTGGGTCACCTTCACCCTGGAGGTGAGTTGGGTCACCTTCACCCTGGAGGTGAGTTGGGTCACCTTCACCCTGGAGGTGAGTTGGGTCACCTTCACCCTGGAGGTGAGTTGGGTCACCTTCACCCTGGAGGTGAGTTGGGTCACGTTcactctggaggtgtgttgggtcacgttcactctggaggtgtgttgggtcacgttcactctggaggtgtgttgggtcacgttcaccctggaggtgtgttgggtcACCTTCACCCTGGAGGTGAGTTGGGTCACGTTcactctggaggtgtgttgggtcACCTTCACCCTGGAGGTGAGTTGGGTCACCTTCACCCTGGAGGTGAGTTGGGTCACCTTcactctggaggtgtgttgggtcACCTTCACTCTGGAGGTGAGTTGGGTCACGTTCACTCTGGAGGTGAGTTGGGTCACTTTCACTCTGGAGGTGAGTTGGGTCACGTTCACTCTGGAGGTGAGTTGGGTCACCTtcaccctggaggtgtgttgggtcACCTTCACTCTGGAGGTGAGTTGGGTCACGTTCACTCTGGAGGTGAGTTGGGTCACCTTCACCCTGGAGGTGAGTTGGGTCACCTtcaccctggaggtgtgttgggtgACCTTCATCCTAGAGGTGTGTTGGGTCACGTTcactctggaggtgtgttgggtcacgttcactctggaggtgtgttgggtcacgttcactatggaggtgtgttgggtcaccttcaccctggaggtgtgttgggtcacgttcactctggaggtgtgttgggtcACCTTCACCCTGGAGGTGAGTTGGGTCACCTtcaccctggaggtgtgttgggtcaccttcaccctggaggtgtgttgggtcACCTTCACCCTGGAGGTGAGTTGGGTCACCTTCACCCTGGAGGTGAGTTGGGTCACCTtcaccctggaggtgtgttgggtcacgttcactctggaggtgtgttgggtgACCTTCACCCTGGAGGTGAGTTGGGTCACCTtcaccctggaggtgtgttgggtcACGTTCACTCTGGAGGTGAGTTGGGTCACCTTCACCCTGGAGGTGAGTTGGGTCACCTTCACTCTGGAGGTGAGTTGGGTCACGTTCACCCTGGAGGTGAGTTGGGTGACCTTCACCCTGGAAGTGTGTTGGGTCACGTTCGCTCTGGAGGTGTGTTTGGTCACGTtcaccctggaggtgtgttgggtcacgttcaccctggaggtgtgttgggtcacgttcactctggaggtgtgttgggtcacgttcactctggaggtgtgttgggtcacgttcaccctggaggtgtgttgggtcaccttcaccctggaggtgtgttgggtcacgttcactctggaggtgtgttgggtcACCTTCACCCTTGAGGTGAGTTGGGTCACGTTcactctggaggtgtgttgggtcACCTTCACCCTGGAGGTGAGTTGGGTCACGTTCACCCTGGAGGTGAGTTGGGTCACCTTCACCCTGTAGGTGTGTTGGGTCACCTtcaccctggaggtgtgttgggtcAACTTCACCCTGGAGATGAGTTGGGTCACGTtcaccctggaggtgtgttgggtcACCTTCACCCTGGAGGTGAGTTGGGTCACCTTCACTCTGGAGGTGAGTTGGGTCACCTTCACCCTGGAGGTGAGTTGGGTCACGTTCACCCTGGAGGTGAGTTGGGTCACCTTCACCCTGTAGGTGTGTTGGGTCACCTtcaccctggaggtgtgttgggtcAACTTCACCCTGGAGGTGAGTTGGGTCACCTtcaccctggaggtgtgttgggtcACCTTCACCCTGGAGGTGAGTTGGGTCACCTTCACTCTGGAGGTGAGTTGGGTCACCTTCACCCTGGAGGTGAGTTGGGTCACCTTCACCCTGGAGGTGAGTTGGGTCACCTTCACCCTGGAGGTGAGTTAGGTCACCTTCACCCTGGAGGTGAGTTGGGTCACCTTCACCCTGGAGGTGAGTTGGGTCACGTTcactctggaggtgtgttgggtcacgttcactctggaggtgtgttgggtcacgttcactctggaggtgtgttgggtcacgttcaccctggaggtgtgttgggtcACCTTCACCCTGGAGGTGAGTTGGGTCACGTTcactctggaggtgtgttgggtcACCTTCACCCTGGAGGTGAGTTGGGTCACCTTCACCCTGGAGGTGAGTTGGGTCACCTTcactctggaggtgtgttgggtcACCTTCACTCTGGAGGTGAGTTGGGTCACGTTCACTCTGGAGGTGAGTTGGGTCACTTTCACTCTGGAGGTGAGTTGGGTCACGTTCACTCTGGAGGTGAGTTGGGTCACCTtcaccctggaggtgtgttgggtcACCTTCACTCTGGAGGTGAGTTGGGTCACGTTCACTCTGGAGGTGAGTTGGGTCACCTTCACCCTGGAGGTGAGTTGGGTCACCTtcaccctggaggtgtgttgggtcaccttcaccctggaggtgtgttgggtcacgttcactctggaggtgtgttgggtcACCTTCACCATGGAGGTGTGTTGGGTCACGTTcactctggaggtgtgttgggtcacgttcaccctggaggtgtgttgggtcacgttcactctggaggtgtgttgggtcACCTTCACTCTGGAGGTGTGATGGGTCACCTTcactctggaggtgtgttgggtcacgttcactctggaggtgtgttgggtcaccttcactctggaggtgtgttgggtcaccttcactctggaggtgtgttgggtcACCTTCACCCTGGAGGTGTGTTAATGGGTGACCTtcaccctggaggtgtgttgggtcaccttcactctggaggtgtgttgggtcaccttcactctggaggtgtgttgggtcACCTTCACCCTGGAGGTGTGTTAATGGGTGACCTtcaccctggaggtgtgttgggtcaccttcactctggaggtgtgttgggtcaccttcactctggaggtgtgttgggtcaccttcactctggaggtgtgttgggtcACCTTCACCCTGGAGGTGTGTTAATGGGTGACCTtcaccctggaggtgtgttgggtcaccttcactctggaggtgtgttgggtcacgttcaccctggaggtgtgttgggtcaccttcaccctggaggtgtgttgggtcACGTTCACTCTGGAGGTAAGTTGGGTCACGTtcaccctggaggtgtgttgggtcacgttcaccctggaggtgtgttgggtcACCTTCACCCTGGAGGTGAGTTGGGTCACCTTCACCCTGGAGGTGAGTTGGGTCACTTTCACCCTGGAGGTGAGTTGGGTCACCTTCCAAGGGTCTAAGACTTCAATCAGTTCAtatgatggagagagagagagagagagagagagagagagagagagagagagagagagagagagagagagagagagagagagagagagagagagagagagagagagagagagagagagagagagagagagagagagagagagagagagagagagagagagagagagagagagagagagagagagagagagagagagagagagagagagagagagagagagagagagagagagagagagagagagagagagagagagagagagagagagagagagagagagagagagagagagagagagagagagagagagagagagagagagagagagagagagagagagagagagagagagagagagagagagagagagagagagagcgtgagagagagagagagagagcgtgagagagagagagagagagcgtgagagagagagagagagagcgtgagagagagagagagagagagcgtgagagagagagagagcgtgagagagagagagcgtgagagagagagagcgtgagagagtgagagagtgtgagtgagctaATAACACCAGACGTAGGAACCTGAGATCGTTTCGCGGACAAATGGTATATGTCAGAGGAAAATTACACCGAGGTAACCTGTCCACTCCTGCGTGGTCAAGGCTCCAAGTGGTAGCTCACTAGAACACGTGGTCAAGGCTCCACGTGGTGGCTCAATACAACACGTCGTCATGGCTCCACGTGGTTGCTCACGAGAACACGTGGTTAAGGCTCCACGTCGTGGCTCACTAGAACACGTGGTCAAGGCTCCAGGTGGTGGCTCGCCAGAAAACGAGATCAAGGCTCCACGTGGTGGCCCACTAGAACACGTGGTCAAGGCTCCACGTGGTGGCTCACCAGAACAAGTGGTCATGGCTCTACGTGGTGGCTCACAGAACACGTGGTCAAGGCTCCACGTGGTGGCTCACCAGAATCCATGGTCAAGGCTCCACGCGGTGGCTCCCCAGAAGAAGTGGTCAAGGCTCCACGTGGTAGCTCCACTGAACACGTGGTCAAGGCTCCACGAGTTGGCGCACCTGAACAGGTGGTCAAAGCTCAACGTGGTGGCTAACCAGAACACGTGGTCAAGGCTCCACGTGGTGGCTCCCTAGAACACGTGGTCATTGCTCCACGAGGTGGCTCACCAGAACACGTGGTCAAAGCTCAACGTGGTGGCTAACCAGAACACGTGGTAAAGGCTCAACGTGGTGGCTCACCAGAACACGTGGTCAAGGCTCCACGTGGTGGCCCCCCAAAACACGTGGTGATTCACCCGAGCACGTAGTCAAGGTTCCACGTGGTGGCTCACCAGAACCCGTGGTCAAGGCTCCACGTGGTGATTCACCCGAACACGTGGTCAAAGCTCCACGTGGTGGCTCACTAGAAAACAAGGTCAAGGCTCAACGTGGTGGCTCACCAGAACACGTGGTCAAGGCTCCACGTGGTGGCCCCCAGAACACGTGGTCAAGGCTCCACGTGGTGATTCACCCGAACACGTAGTCAAGGTTCCACGTGGTGGCTCACCAGAACACGTGGTCAAGGCTCCAGGTAGTGGCTCGCTAGAACACATGGTCAAGGCTCCACGTGGTGGCTCGCTAGAACACATGGTCAAGGCTCCACGTGGTGGCTCGCTAGAACACATGGTCAAGGCTCCACGTGGTGGCTCGCTAGAACAAGTGGTCAAGGCTCCACGTGGTGGCTCACCAGAACAAGTGGTCAAGGCTCCACGTGGTGGCTCACCAGAACAAGTGGTCAAGGCTCCACGGGGTGGCTCGCCAGAACACGTGACCTAGGCTCCACGTGGTGGCTCACCTGAACACGTGGTCATGGCTACACGTGGTGGCTCCCCAGAACACGTGGTCAAGGCTCCATGTGGTTGCTCGCTAGAACACGCTGTCAAGGCTCCACGTAGTGGTTTACCAGAACACGTGGTCAAGGCTCCACGTGGTGGCTCACCAGAACACGTGGTCAAGGCTCCACGTGGTAGCTCATCAGAACACGTGGTCAAGACTCCACGTGGTGGCTCATAAGAACACGTGGTCAAGTCTCTACGTGGTGGCTCACCAGAACACGTGGTCAAGGCTCCACGTGGTGGCTCGCCAGAACCAGTGGTCAAGGCTCCACGTGGTGGCTCACCAGAACACATGGTCATGGCTCTACGTGGTTGCACACCAGAACACGTGGTTAAGGCTCCACGTCGTGGCTCACTAGAACACGTGGGTCAAGGCTTCGCGTGGTGGCTCACCAGAACAAGTGGTCAAGGCTTCACGTGGTCGCTCGCTAGAACAAGTGGTCAAGGCTCCACGTGGTGGCTCACCAGAACAAGTGGTCATGGCTCCACGTGTGGCTCACCAGAACACGTGGTCAAGGCTCCACGTGTAGTTCCCTAGAACACGTGGTCAAGGCTCCTCGTGGTGGCTCACCAGAACACGTGGTCAAGGCTCCACGTGGGGGCACACCAGAACACGTGATCATGACTCCACGTGATGGATCACCAGAACACGTGGTCAAGGCTCCACGTGTGGCTCCCTAGAACACGTGATCAAGGCTCCACCTGGTGGCACACCAGAACACGTGGTCAAGGCTCCACGTGTGGCTCCCTAGAACACGTGGTCATGGGTCCACCTGGTGGCACACCAGAACACGTGGTCAAGGCTCCACGTGTGGCTCCCTAGAACACGTGGTCAAGGCTCCACGTGGTGGCTCGCCAGAACCAGTGGTCAAGGCTCCACGTGGTGGCTCACCAGAACACATGGTCAAGGCTCTACGTGGTGGCTCGCCAGAACACGAGATCAAGGCTTCACGTGGTGGCACCCTAGAACATGTGGTCAAGGCTCCACGTGGTTGCACACCAGAACACGTGGTTAACGCTCCACGTCGTGGCTCACTAGAACACGTGGGTCAAGGCTTCACGTGGTGGCTCACCAGAACACGAGATCAAGGCTTCACGTGGTGGCACCCTAGAACATGTGGTCAAGGCTCCACGTGGTTGTACACCAGAACACGTGGTTAAGGCTCCACGTCGTGGCTCACTAGAACACGTGGGTCATGGCTCCACGTGGTGGCTCACTAGAACACGTGGTCAAGGCTCCAGGTGGTGGCTCGCCCGAACACGAGATCAAGGCTTCACGTGGTGGCTCGTCAGAACACATGGTCTAGGCTCCACGTGGTGGCGCCCTAGAACAAGTAGTCAAGGCTCCACGTGGTGGCTCGCTAGAACACATGGTCAAGGCTCCACGTGGTGGCTCACCAGAACAAGTAGTCAAGGCTCCACGTGGTGGCTCACCAGAACACGTGGTCAAGGCTCCACGTGGTGGCTCACCTGAACACGTGGTCAAGGCTCCACGTGGTGGCTCGCTAGAACAAGTGGTCAAGGCTCCACGTGGTGGCTCACCAGAACAAGTGGTCAAGGCCCCACGGGGTGGCTCGCCATAACACGTGACCTAGGCTCCACGTGGTGGCTCACCTGAACACGTGGTCAAGGCTACACGTGGTGGCTCCCCAGAACACGTAGTCAAGGCTCCATGTGGTTGCTCGCTAGAACACGCTGTCAAGGCTCCACGTAGTGGCGCGCCAGAACACGTGGTCAAGGCTCCACGTGGTGACTCGGTAGAACACGTGGTCAAGGCTCCACGTGGTGGCGCGCCAGAACACGTGGTCAAGGCTCCACGTGGTGGCACCCTAGAACATGTGGTCAAGGCTCCACGTGGTGGCATACCAGAACACGTGGTCAAGGCTCCACGTGGTGGCACCCTAGAACACGTAGTCAAGGTTCCACGTGGTGGCTCACCAGCACTCGTGGTCAAGGCTCCACGTGGTAGCTCCTTAGAACACGTAGTCAAGGTTCCACGTGCTGGTTCACCAGAACACGTGGTCAAGGCTCCACGTGGTGGCTCACCAGAACACGTGGTCAAGGCTCCACGTGGTAGCTCATCAGAACACGTGGTCAAGACTCCACGTGGTGGCTCATAAGAACACGTGGTCAAGGCTCTACGTGGTGGCTCACCAGAACACGTGGTCAAGGCTCCACGTGGTGGCTCGCCAGAACCAGTGGTCAAGGCTCCACGTGGTGGCTCACCAGAACACATGGTCATGGCTCTACGTGGTTGCACACCAGAACACGTGGTTAAGGCTCCACGTCGTGGCTCACTAGAACACGTGGGTCAAGGCTTCACGTGGTGGCTCGCCAGAACAAGTGGTCAAGGCTTCACGTGGTCGCTCGCTAGAACAAGTGGTCAAGGCTCCACGTGGTGGCTCACCAGAACAAGTGGTCATGGCTCCACGTGTGGCTCACCAGAACACGTGGTCAAGGCTCCACGTGTAGTTCCCTAGAACACGTGGTCAAGGCTCCTCGTGGTGGCTCACCAGAACACGTGGTCAAGGCTCCACGTGGGGGCACACCAGAACA
The sequence above is drawn from the Procambarus clarkii isolate CNS0578487 chromosome 49, FALCON_Pclarkii_2.0, whole genome shotgun sequence genome and encodes:
- the LOC138351451 gene encoding collagen alpha-1(V) chain-like, encoding MTTCCIEPPRGALTTCSSELPLGALTTQEWTGDPTHLQGESDPTHLQGEGDPTHLQGEGDPTHLQGERDPTHLQGERDPTYLQSERDPTHLQGEGDPTHLQGERDPTHLQSEGDPTHLQGEGHPLTHLQGEGDPTHLQSEGDPTHLQSEGDPTHLQSEGDPTHLQGEGHPLTHLQGEGDPTHLQSEGDPTHLQSEGDPTHLQGEGHPLTHLQGEGDPTHLQSEGDPTHLQSEGDPTHLQSERDPTHLQSEGDPSHLQSEGDPTHLQSERDPTHLQGERDPTHLQSERDPTHLHGEGDPTHLQSERDPTHLQGEGDPTHLQGEGDPTHLQGEGDPTHLQSERDPTHLQSEGDPTHLQGEGDPTHLQSERDPTHLQSESDPTHLQSERDPTHLQSEGDPTHLQSEGDPTHLQGEGDPTHLQGEGDPTHLQSERDPTHLQGEGDPTHLQGERDPTHLQSERDPTHLQSERDPTHLQSERDPTHLQGEGDPTHLQGEGDLTHLQGEGDPTHLQGEGDPTHLQGEGDPTHLQSEGDPTHLQGEGDPTHLQGEGDPTHLQGEVDPTHLQGEGDPTHLQGEGDPTHLQGERDPTHLQGEGDPTHLQSEGDPTHLQGEGDPTHLQGERDPTHLQGEVDPTHLQGEGDPTHLQGEGDPTHLQGERDPTHLQGEGDPTHLQSERDPTHLKGEGDPTHLQSERDPTHLQGEGDPTHLQGHPTHLQGERDPTHLQSEGDPTHLQGEGDPTHLQSERDPTHLQGEGDPTHLQGEGHPTHLQSERDPTHLQGEGDPTHLQGEGDPTHLQGEGDPTHLQGEGDPTHLQGEGDPTHLQGEGDPTHLQSERDPTHLQGEGDPTHLHSERDPTHLQSERDPTHLQSERDPTHL
- the LOC138351452 gene encoding coiled-coil domain-containing protein 85A-like — its product is MATRGGSPEHVVKAPCGCSLEHAVKAPRSGLPEHVVKAPRGGSPEHVVKAPREHVVKAPRGGSPEPVVKAPRGGSPEHMVKALRGGSPEHEIKASRGGTLEHVVKAPRGCTPEHVVNAPRRGSLEHAPRGGSPEHVVKATRGGSPEHVVKAPCGCSLEHAVKAPRSGAPEHVVKAPRGDSVEHVVKAPRGGAPEHVVKAPRGGTLEHVVKAPRGGIPEHVVKAPRGGTLEHVVKVPRGGSPALVVKAPRGSSLEHVVKVPRAGSPEHVVKAPRGGSPEHVVKAPRGSSSEHVVKTPRGGS